A single Garra rufa chromosome 9, GarRuf1.0, whole genome shotgun sequence DNA region contains:
- the LOC141343258 gene encoding lymphocyte activation gene 3 protein-like, with amino-acid sequence MNKKPFLIVLGLALVFEGAQCQEHEVFVAQGSVAVLPCGDETSAPSHPTAVYWSRIVGDVKKTVWRREKSGLEFRPVRDPPRANCPVPNFGKADYSLHIAETTFEDGGKYLCEVEGKTRMRKFINLRVIKASLSPAVVIEGSSLEAVCHINPEMRSVKMNWKRNGISASITSKARISRVSQKDAGTWTCQVEYNGKVVEAATSLEVKGIVIPQDDSLLVYTDVGSSVSLPCVFTDGLIPNTIMWNRTSKTSNARLPLSASFNKSAGPSTSATIQRVEDGDEGMYTCSGMMGGLNGKRIKVQRTMELVVSRVLRSSSSSGNGLVKLTCHLSNSDQITSYEWLRVTYGPNNTQTVTSVQNTTSIRIQEATEKDAGEWVCRYYGKEGVLGNATYELYVMGAVKSENVRSGNKPAMVMGLGFLFLVIFLILFQMYRNYRRKRKILLYPAMETIVHQAANERERRERSRGKMVEACVGEPKPVCV; translated from the exons ATGAATAAGAAGCCGTTTCTGATCGTTCTGGGTTTAGCGCTGGTTTTTGAAG GTGCTCAGTGCCAGGAACATGAAGTGTTCGTAGCTCAAGGCTCTGTAGCAGTGCTACCATGTGGAGACGAGACTTCTGCGCCCTCACATCCTACTGCGGTCTACTGGAGCAGGATAGTTGGAGA TGTAAAGAAGACAGTTTGGCGGCGAGAGAAGAGCGGGTTAGAGTTTCGTCCGGTTAGGGACCCACCGCGTGCTAACTGCCCCGTCCCGAATTTCGGAAAGGCTGATTACAGCCTTCACATCGCTGAAACGACATTTGAAGATGGAGGAAAGTACCTCTGTGAAGTTGAGGGAAAGACTCGGATGAGGAAGTTCATCAATCTCAGAGTCATAAAAG CGTCACTTTCTCCTGCCGTTGTGATTGAGGGCTCAAGCTTGGAGGCAGTGTGCCATATCAATCCTGAGATGCGGTCTGTAAAAATGAACTGGAAACGAAACGGCATATCTGCAAGCATAACCAGCAAAGCCAGAATCTCCAGAGTGTCTCAAAAAGATGCAGGAACCTGGACTTGTCAGGTTGAATACAATGGCAAGGTAGTTGAGGCAGCCACATCTTTAGAAGTCAAAG GAATCGTCATCCCTCAGGATGACTCTTTATTGGTCTACACCGATGTCGGTTCTTCGGTCTCCCTGCCCTGTGTCTTTACTGATGGTCTAATCCCAAATACTATAATGTGGAACAGAACCTCCAAAACATCAAATGCTCGTCTTCCTCTCTCTGCGTCTTTCAACAAGTCTGCTGGACCCTCAACATCAGCTACTATACAGAGAGTGGAGGATGGAGATGAAGGCATGTATACATGCTCAGGAATGATGGGTGGATTGAATGGAAAGAGAATTAAAGTACAAAGAACGATGGAGCTAGTTGTATCTCGAG TTTTGAGATCCTCCTCATCCAGTGGTAACGGACTTGTGAAGCTGACGTGCCATCTCAGCAACTCCGACCAAATCACTTCCTACGAATGGCTCCGTGTGACTTACGGACCAAACAACACTCAAACGGTGACCTCTGTTCAAAATACAACAAGCATCAGAATTCAAGAAGCAACTGAGAAAGATGCTGGTGAATGGGTTTGTCGCTACTACGGGAAGGAAGGCGTTTTGGGAAACGCGACTTATGAACTTTATGTGATGG GTGCTGTAAAGAGTGAAAATGTACGTTCTGGCAACAAACCTGCTATGGTGATGGGATTAGGGTTTTTGTTCTTGGTCATATTCCTGATTTTGTTCCAGATGTACAGAAACTATCGCCGG AAGAGAAAGATCCTTCTTTACCCTGCGATGGAAACCATCGTCCATCAGGCCGCCAATGAACGAGAGAGGAGAGAAAGGAGCAGGGGAAAAATGGTTGAAGCTTGTGTTGGAGAACCAAAACCAGTGTGTGTGTAA
- the rpl18 gene encoding large ribosomal subunit protein eL18: protein MSKTNRPPMALSRLIRKMKLPGRENLTAVVVGTVTDDVRILKIPKLKVCALKFTDRARRRILQAGGEIMTFDQLALTAPRGKGTVLLSGPRKGREVYRHFGKAPGTPHSHTKPYVRSKGRKFERARGRRASRGYKN from the exons ATGAGCAAGACCAACCGTCCCCCTATGGCCTTGTCCCGACTG ATCCGTAAGATGAAgcttccaggccgtgaaaacctGACTGCTGTTGTTGTGGGAACTGTTACTGACGATGTCAGGATTCTGAAAATCCCTAAACTGAAG GTGTGTGCCCTAAAGTTTACCGACCGTGCTCGCCGCAGGATCTTGCAAGCTGGTGGAGAGATCATGACCTTTGACCAGCTGGCACTTACTGCACCTAGAGGAAAGGGAACCGTTCTGTTGTCAG GACCCCGTAAGGGCAGAGAGGTGTACAGGCATTTTGGTAAAGCTCCTGGAACCCCACACAGCCACACCAA ACCCTACGTGCGCTCCAAAGGCAGGAAGTTCGAGCGTGCCCGTGGTCGCAGAGCCAGCCGTGGATACAAGAACTAA